A single genomic interval of Geminocystis sp. M7585_C2015_104 harbors:
- a CDS encoding DUF3155 domain-containing protein — MARKRKRKSRRRLEGRKILELVPHYYIESGEDKPVTAARKYIRANQIQPPAVVVVKRNEHTTDRFFWAEKGLFGAQYVEENHFLFPSLRMIRPQVKASAASASAATTATVTAVNTSTSVLSSSC, encoded by the coding sequence AAGGAAAAGAAAAAGTCGTCGCCGCCTGGAAGGACGTAAGATCCTGGAGTTAGTGCCCCACTACTATATAGAAAGCGGAGAAGACAAGCCTGTTACTGCCGCCCGTAAATACATCCGCGCCAATCAGATTCAACCTCCGGCTGTGGTAGTAGTTAAACGCAACGAACACACTACCGACCGGTTTTTCTGGGCTGAAAAGGGGCTGTTTGGCGCTCAATATGTGGAAGAAAACCACTTCCTCTTCCCCAGTCTGAGAATGATTAGGCCACAGGTAAAGGCTAGTGCCGCTAGTGCTTCTGCTGCTACGACTGCCACTGTAACTGCTGTCAACACTAGCACCTCTGTCTTGTCTTCTAGTTGCT